A region of bacterium DNA encodes the following proteins:
- a CDS encoding LysM peptidoglycan-binding domain-containing protein, whose amino-acid sequence MADFEGKGEKLAAASLALAGALLSGEAPAAEGHATEPVPITHAHTPNLAEAGLPKFTLSEDFLDVRAEPELYTVKPGDSLSRIAKTLLHDAKAWELLAQINKIKDPNRIQVGQELLLPSEQQLSVWKGEQGPVKEKQLITYQVKSGDTLSEIAEELLGSAKKWRVLADFNGLKEPYIIHPGDKLKVPRTKKGETIQQYPRQERSPKASEGVEKSLAEKVEQYRPFLVHGRGRAYRESQIKSHSHYREEISSDINQMCGRSRIWGDASLETQATVVSQMIDHLEQEGFSKSEICYAIALCRVESGFNPDAAAGTTSASGIGQFIDSTRAELCSRAGIQNTNPFCMTVNLHCLSESLKESFRFARARVKAGDDEALYRMAYAYHHDGPTLQYGGARIADRDVLPRMAIIRTALSTDESSPTGQ is encoded by the coding sequence ATGGCTGATTTTGAAGGAAAAGGGGAGAAGCTTGCAGCAGCATCGCTTGCTCTTGCTGGCGCTTTATTGAGTGGGGAAGCGCCTGCGGCAGAAGGCCATGCAACTGAGCCTGTGCCGATTACCCATGCGCATACTCCGAACCTCGCAGAAGCAGGGCTTCCAAAGTTTACTTTATCAGAAGATTTCTTAGACGTGAGAGCTGAGCCAGAACTCTACACGGTGAAGCCTGGTGATAGCCTTTCAAGGATTGCTAAGACTCTGCTACATGATGCAAAAGCATGGGAGCTTCTAGCACAGATAAATAAGATAAAAGACCCGAATCGCATTCAGGTTGGACAAGAACTCCTTCTTCCTTCCGAACAACAGCTCTCTGTATGGAAAGGAGAACAGGGTCCAGTAAAAGAAAAGCAGCTCATTACCTATCAGGTAAAAAGCGGAGATACGCTTTCTGAAATAGCAGAGGAGCTGCTCGGGAGTGCTAAAAAGTGGAGAGTGCTCGCTGATTTTAATGGGCTCAAAGAGCCGTATATTATACATCCAGGAGACAAGCTGAAGGTCCCTCGGACTAAAAAAGGGGAGACGATACAGCAGTATCCCCGTCAAGAGAGGAGTCCGAAAGCATCGGAAGGAGTTGAAAAATCGCTTGCGGAAAAGGTGGAGCAGTATAGGCCATTCTTAGTCCATGGCCGGGGAAGGGCCTACCGAGAGAGTCAGATAAAAAGCCATTCACATTACCGAGAAGAGATCTCATCAGATATTAACCAGATGTGCGGACGATCTCGAATCTGGGGCGATGCCTCGCTGGAAACCCAGGCTACAGTAGTGAGTCAGATGATTGACCATCTGGAACAAGAGGGATTTTCAAAGAGTGAGATCTGTTACGCGATAGCGCTTTGTCGAGTTGAGTCGGGTTTTAATCCGGACGCGGCTGCTGGAACCACGAGTGCTTCTGGGATTGGTCAATTTATTGATAGCACTCGAGCAGAGCTTTGTAGTAGAGCGGGAATTCAAAATACTAATCCATTCTGTATGACAGTAAACCTTCACTGTCTATCCGAGTCTCTCAAGGAGTCATTTCGATTTGCCCGTGCGCGGGTGAAAGCAGGAGATGATGAGGCGCTCTACCGCATGGCTTATGCCTATCATCATGATGGCCCAACTCTTCAATACGGCGGTGCACGTATCGCGGATAGAGATGTGCTCCCGCGTATGGCAATCATTCGCACGGCACTCAGTACCGATGAATCTAGTCCGACGGGACAATAA